A window of Variovorax sp. HW608 genomic DNA:
AGATCGCGCGGCTGATCCAGGCGGGCCTGGAGCCCAAGCGCATCGCCGCCATCACCTTCACCAACAAGGCCGCCGCCGAAATGCGCGAGCGCGCCAAGGGGCTGATCGGCCGCGATGCGAAGAATGTGGTGGTCTGCACCTTCCATGCGCTCGGCGTGCGCATGATGCGCGAGGACGGCGCGGTGCTGGGCCTGAAGCCGGCCTTCAGCATCCTCGACGCCGACGACGTGTCGAAGATCCTGAAGGACGCCGGCGGCACCAGCGACCTGGCGACCGCGCGCATCTGGCAGTGGACCATCAGCAAGTGGAAGAACATGGGCCTGAACGCCGAGCAGGCGGAAGCGCAGGCCGCCGATGACAACGAGCGCATCACCGCGCGCATCATGGCGCGCTACGAAGAGCGGCTCGTCGCCTACCAGAGCGTGGATTTCGACGACCTCATCGGCATGCCGCTCAAGCTGCTGCGCGAGTTCGACGATGTACGCGCCAAGTGGCAGGCGGCCCTCGGTCACATCCTGGTCGACGAATACCAGGACACCAACGCCACGCAGTACGAGGTGCTCAAGGCGCTGGCCGGCGAGCGCGGCCGCTTCACCGCGGTGGGCGACGACGACCAGTCGATCTACGGCTGGCGCGGCGCGACGCTCGACAACCTGCGCAAGCTGCCGATCGACTACCCGAGCCTCAAGGTCATCAAGCTGGAGCAGAACTACCGCAGCACGAGCGCGATCCTGCGCGCGGCGAACAACGTGATCGGGCCGAACCCGAAGCTCTTTCCGAAGACGCTCTTCAGCGAACTCGGCGAGGGCGAGCCGGTGCGCGTCGTCGACGCGGACAACGAGCAGCACGAGGCCGAGCGCGCGGTCGCCCGCATCCAGAGCCTGCGCGCCGGCGATGCCAGCTCGCAGGGCCAGCAGTTCAGGGAATTCCGCGACTTCGCGATCCTCTACCGCGCCAACCACCAGGCCAGGGTGTTCGAACAGGCGCTGCGCAAGGCGCAGATCCCGTACAAGGTCTCCGGCGGCCAGAGCTTCTTCGACCGCGCCGAGATCAAGGACCTTTGCGGCTGGTTCCGCCTCTGGGTCAACAACGACGACGACCCGGCCTTCCTGCGCGCGGTGACCACGCCCAAGCGCGGCATCGGACACACCACGCTCGCGAGCCTCGGCACCTTCGCGAGCCAGTACAAGCTCAGCCTGTTCGAGGCGCTCTTCAGCCCCTCGCTGCCCAGCGTGATGTCCAAGCGCGCGCTGGACGGCCTGCATGAATTCGGCCGCTACATCAACGATCTCGAATACCGCGCGCGCCGCACCACGGGCGCCGAAGCCTCGCGCGCCTTCCTCGCCGAGTGGCTCAAGGAAATCGACTACGAGAAGCACCTCTACGACGGCGAGGACAGCGAGCAGGCCGCGGCCAGCCGCTGGACCAACGTGCTCGAGTTCTGCGACTGGATGTCCCAGCGCTGCGGCGGCCAGATCGACGATGCCTCCGGCGCGACGATCGAGAACGAATCCAAGAGCCTGCTCGAAGTGGCGCAGACGATCTC
This region includes:
- a CDS encoding ATP-dependent helicase — encoded protein: MSSGLNFAQQEAVNYMHGPCLVLAGAGSGKTRVITHKIARLIQAGLEPKRIAAITFTNKAAAEMRERAKGLIGRDAKNVVVCTFHALGVRMMREDGAVLGLKPAFSILDADDVSKILKDAGGTSDLATARIWQWTISKWKNMGLNAEQAEAQAADDNERITARIMARYEERLVAYQSVDFDDLIGMPLKLLREFDDVRAKWQAALGHILVDEYQDTNATQYEVLKALAGERGRFTAVGDDDQSIYGWRGATLDNLRKLPIDYPSLKVIKLEQNYRSTSAILRAANNVIGPNPKLFPKTLFSELGEGEPVRVVDADNEQHEAERAVARIQSLRAGDASSQGQQFREFRDFAILYRANHQARVFEQALRKAQIPYKVSGGQSFFDRAEIKDLCGWFRLWVNNDDDPAFLRAVTTPKRGIGHTTLASLGTFASQYKLSLFEALFSPSLPSVMSKRALDGLHEFGRYINDLEYRARRTTGAEASRAFLAEWLKEIDYEKHLYDGEDSEQAAASRWTNVLEFCDWMSQRCGGQIDDASGATIENESKSLLEVAQTISLLSTISEREQEQNVVTLSTLHASKGLEWPHVMLIGVNEGLLPFKLDDDNGRQEKVSESTLERLQEERRLMYVGITRAQRSLAVSWTKRRKQGRETVAAQPSRFIAEMALDKNTVREDPREKLKALRAEFARKVQDNAAAAAAAASAP